Part of the Zhongshania aliphaticivorans genome, GCTTCAGTTTTTTTCTCTTCGGCACTTGCCTTCATTTTGTCATGACCAGCTTCCGCGCTCGCTTTTGCTTTAGCCGCTTTCTCGTCGAGATTAGTATCAACACTTACATTAGCTTCGGCTTCAGCTTTTGAGTCACCGCCACCCAAGCCTATACGACTCAAAAAACTGCCTTCAGCAGCCATAACACTGCCACTTAAACCCACTAAAGTTGCTGCAATAATTATTTCTTTCATGTTCATGGTGATACATCCCTCGCTTCATTAGTCTTAACGTTTAACTGCTACTCATTGTAAGGAAGCATCCCCCTATAACAAGCATAGAATCACGTAATTTTAACCGGAATTATTTTACCCCTAATCGCTGATATTCAGCTTACAGTCAGCTTTCCTAGCAGCAATTTTATTAGTGTTCACGCGTGGCCCTGAACCGTACTTCAGGGTGGCGCTCTTCCGTCAGCGACAAATTAACCCGCGTCGGCGCCAAGTATGTCAAATGACCACCACCATCAATGGCAAGATTATCTGCGCATTTACGTTTAAATTCTTCGAATTTTTTAGGGTCATCACAATCTACCCAGCGCGCTGTATAAACATTGATGGGTTCATAAAGCGCCTCAACCTTATACTCATCCTTTAGGCGATACGCTACCACATCAAACTGCAGCGTACCCACCGCCCCCACAATAAGATCAGTATTGCGCTGCGGCATAAATACCTGTGTAGACCCTTCTTCTGACAACTGCTGCAGACCTTTTTGCAACTGCTTAGACTTTAAAGGATCACGCAACCGTATTCGCCGGAATAGCTCTGGCGCAAAATGGGGAATACCCGTGAACTTCAACTCCTCGCCGTCGGTAAAAGTATCGCCAATTTGTATCGTGCCGTGATTATGAAGACCGATAATGTCGCCCGACACCGCCTCTTCCAATAACTCTCGATCTCCAGCCAAAAAGCTCACCGCATCAGCTATCTTTATATCTTTACCAATTCGTACATGGCGCATCTTCATGCCTTTGCGATAAGTGCCCGAGCAAACCCTCATAAAAGCAATTCGATCCCTGTGCTTAGGATCCATATTTGCTTGAATTTTAAAGATAAAGCCAGCAAACGCATCCTCTTTAGCATCAACCTCACGCTGATCCGTTGCCCGATTTAGTGGTGCCGGTGCCCAATCCACAAAACCATCTAACATTTCACGAACACCAAAGTTAGACAGCGCAGTACCGAAATACACTGGCGTCAGTTGTCCGCTCAAATAAGCACTCAGGTCAAATTCATGGCTCGCTCCGCGCACCAATTCAATTTCTTCTAAGTAATTATTATACTCATCATCCAGCAGCGCCTTGGCTTCATCGCTCTCTAGGCCTTTAATCTGGATATCCTCTGCAACAACAGAGCCCTTGCCGGCTTGGAACACATGAATGACATCTGTGTAAAGGTTGTAAACCCCCTTAAAATCGCGCCCCATGCCAATAGGCCAATTTATAGGGGCCGCCGCAATACCCAGTACACTTTCAACCTCATCCAATAATTCAATGGGGTCTCGAATATCCCTATCCATCTTATTCACAAAGCTCAGAATCGGAGTATCACGTAAACGACAGACATTCATTAATTTGATGGTTCGGTCTTCCACACCTTTGGCGCCATCAATAATCATCAAGGCAGAATCGACTGCAGTTAACGTTCGATAGGTATCTTCAGAAAAATCTTCGTGACCTGGGGTATCAAGTAAATTCACCACTCGGTCTTTATACGGAAACTGCATCACGGACGAAGTAACAGAAATTCCTCGCTCTTTTTCCAAACTCATCCAGTCCGAGGTCGCCGCACGATCATTTTTTTTGCCCTTGACCGTTCCTGCTACCTGTATCAACTGACCTAACAAAATCAGCTTCTCGGTAATCGTGGTTTTACCAGCATCTGGGTGAGAAATAATCGCAAACGTTCTGCGCTTAGCAATTTCCTGCTGAAAGGGCGAATTCGACATCAATATAGGTCTTCTGGCTGAAAAATGAGCACGATAAAAACGCTATCGCGAAGGGGGGAGAATTCTACGTTATTTACACAATTTTTTCACTGCAGGCAGCATAATTTGCATACCAGGAAGGAACAGCAAGCCCAACAATCTAAAGCATCAGATATACGCACGCGTGGACTAGCGCATGCGTATATCTGTCAAAACCAGTTTACTTATGGCAAACGAACAACATCACCTTTTAATGCAACACCGGCGATAAATGTCCCCGTATGACACTCGTATTCAACTTCGCTAGAAAACACATTACGCTTATAATAGCTTTCAATATTGACAACCGCATTGCCACCTGCAGCTACAGCACTGTCTTGAAGTGCAATTAATGCTGACAACAATACCCATTCACACGCTTGGCGGTCACTTTTATTAAAAGCATTCGTTTTCTTATTGGTAACCCGCTCCCCCATTTGAGATACAGGCGTTGGGAAAGATTGTCCACCAAAATAAAACTTAACTCCCGCATTCAAACTAGCCTTAAAATCTTCCGTCTGCATCGCTTCCGCAATAGACAATACGTGCTTTTTATCGGCAGCGTAGGCGACATTTACCACAGATGCACACATAATCAAAGCTAAAAGAATTATCCGTTTCATGCTAATAGATCCTTAAAGTTAAAGGCCTCGAAAAGACAAGGCGTTGAAATCCATCATATCTTAGTCAACTGCTTGCCGGATGTCTAACCACCCTACACACTTACAACGACACTACCGTTGCTTGTTAAAGAAGCGATATCTGGTAGAATCCAGAACTAAATCACAAAGCACTTGTCGTGTACACGCGGCAGTACATCGCCCTAGCACTTATGGACGAGGAATGTCTATATCGTTTGCAATTTCTGAATGGTCAGGCTGGACCAATGTACCGATTCAAGGATTAGAAGACAGCACTCAACTGACTCTTTCTGACAGTCCCGACGTACACCTCATCCCCCCGATGCTTCGACGCCGATTAAATCTATTGGGAAGGGCCTGCGCCAGTATCATTATGCGTCACTGCAGCCAAGGTGAAGACACTCCTTTAGTTTACTCTAGCCGTCACGGCGATATAGAGCGCACATTATCAGTGTTACAGGAGCTAACAGTTGGGCAGGCCGTCTCCCCCATGAGTTTTAGCTTAGCTGTGCACAATGCCATCTGCGGCGTGGTCTCCATTCATCAAAAGTTGACAGGGAATATCTCTACGATTGCAGCAAATGAAGGGCTTATTCCAGTGTTGTTAGAAGCTTGCGGCTTACTTTCCGAGGGACACGATAAAGTCCTGTGTATTCTGTGTGATACAAGCCTCCCCGAAATATATAGAGATAGTGATGAGATTGTGGAGCAACCATACGCATGTTGCTTTGTTGTTACTAAGGGCAGCACCTTGAGTCTTACTACAATTTCTAGAACGTCAAAACGTATGCCCGACAATCTCGACACTTCTTCTAACTACCCCGCACTGCGTTTTGGTAACTTTCTAAGCTCTCTCACCGATAGAAGCATGAATTTGAGTCATAATAATAATCAATGGATGATCTCCAAACACTAATATTATGACCCTGTTATCTAGACTCAATTACTATTGGCGCCTAATCGCAACCGCAATCTCTTTTTTGCTTTTTGGCATAGGTGGCGTGGTGATTCCAGCTATCGCCACGCCCGTGCTGTATCTAATTGCCCGTGACAAAAGACAAAATGCCGCACGTAAACTTGTCCACTTTTCATTCAAAAGTTTCGTTTATATCATGCGAGGGCTTGGTGTCTTACGTTGGGACATCAAGGGTGAAGAGAAACTAAAGCGTCAAAATGGGCTTGTCTTGGCTAATCATCCAACACTCATTGACGTGGTATTTCTTGTAGCTTTAATCCCAAATGCTAACTGCGTGGTCAAAGAACGCTTGCTCAGAAACCCCGCCATGCGCGGATTCATATCCCTAACAGGCTATATACCAAACAACGACAGCACTGGCTTATTAGATTCTGAAAGCGATTTTGGAGGACTTTTAGTCGTCTTCCCAGAAGGAACTCGCAGCACCGCGGGGCAACCACTAAAAATGCAAAGAGGCGCTGCCAACATTGCGATACGCAAGAAAACAAACATTACACCAGTCATAATACAGTGTAACCCTGCAACATTAAGCAAACAGCACAAGTGGTATCACATCCCAGAGCGAACTTTCACGGTATCAATCACGGTAAAAGACGACATCAATATCAGTGAATACCTAGATACACCTGCTACACTTGCCGCCCGCCACCTCACAAAACACTTAGAACAGTATTTCTCACAGGAAGCCAAAGTATGAGTACCCCGCAATTAATTCAAGAACTGAAAGCCCTGTTGATCGAGGCCCTAGACTTGGAAGATATATCAGTTGACGACATCTCTGACACCGAACCGCTTTTCAATGAGGGCCTAGGTCTCGATTCTATCGATGCCCTTGAAATAGGCGTTGCCCTGCAAAAAAAATACGGTATCAAATTAAACCCAGATGCCGACGATGTAAAAACCTATTTTTCAAGCGTTAGTCAACTTGCCAAGTTAGTTGAGAACAATCGAACAGTTGAAGGGTAAGCACCATGCATTCTAGAGCAGATATTTACCAACATATCGTTGACGTAATGAGCAACCTTTTTGAAATTCCCCCAGAGAAATTAACTGAAGACGCAGAGCTTTACGATGAGCTCGATATTGACAGCATAGACGCAGTCGACCTGATCGTTGAGTTAAAAAATTTCACCGGGAAAAAAATTGCACCCGATGATTTCAAATCAGTTAGGACAATCGGTGATATCGTCAATGCAGTAGAAGAATTGCTAAAAAATGACTAAAAGCCTAGGCATTCGCATTGCCCTCGGTCTGCTATTTCTTCTTTACCCTGTAATGGTTTATGTTGGTCTAGCCTTCTTTGACCCGAGATGGCTGACCACACTATTAGTCGTTACCGCTGGCGCTCGCTTCCTGGGTGGCCAGTTCCCACGGCGAATGCTTTTGCTTTGGTCCGGCGCAGCGCTGTTAGCGATTTTCATTACTTTCATCGATGCCTCGGAGGTAGGCTTGCTCGCTTACCCAATACTCGTGAATGCTGTATTTCTTGCTCTCTTTGCCTGGAGCTACATCAATCCGCCCAGCATTATCGAATCTATAGCCAGAAAAACCGATCCCGACTTACCTGAAAGTGGCGTACGCTATACCCGCAAAGTAACATTAGTTTGGTGTGTATTTTTCCTCGTTAATGGCTTGCTTTCCCTTTATTCTCTGACTCAAAGTAGAGAATTTTGGGCTCTATACAATGGCATGATTTCCTATATTTTAATGGCTCTGCTAATGGCCGCCGAATGGCTGGTACGCCAACGAGTAAAAACAAACAATGTCAGTACTTAAAGCGCTTAGAAGTCTTTGCGAAACCTCAGCCCCCATTTACAGCAATAATAAAATTATTGCTTATCGCGGAGTCGATCCGGTTTTGTGGCTTGAAATAGACAAGCGAATAGAGCATTGGAAAGAGCACCTTAATACGATTCCTGAATCTGCTATTGCCGTCCATCAAAATAGTGGTACAGAGCTACTCGCAGTGCTAGTGGCAATATGGCAACTCAAGAAAGTTGCCGTGTTCCCGTCAAGCACACGTCAAAACCATCTACATACAATTATATGCCCCAAAGCGATACCCTCTCTCGATGACACAGAAAACTTTGTTCTGGCTGCAAAGCAAAACTATCCATTAAATCCAGACTTAGCCTTAATTATCTACACTTCTGGCTCTACCGGCCAAGCTCAACCATGCCCCAAAACATTCAGTCAGCTTAACGCCGAAATAGAAACACTGGAAAGCTGCTGGAAAGAAACGCCCCTGTCCAGTCTCTTTGCTAGCTCCGTTTCTAGGCACCACATGTACGGGCTTCCATTTGGGCTACTTTGGCCGTTTCTTCGTGGCAACCCCTTTATTGACACACGTCTGCCCTACTTAGAATCCCTGGATAATTTACCTGGTGACTCCTTCACATTGATAAGCAGCCCAGTTCAACTGGCAAATCTTCCCGTGAATTTGGACACATCAACCCCCTCTCGTTGTGCGGCTGTTTTTAGTGCTGGCGCGCCGCTGCCCTCTGCTGCAGCAGAGCGAAGCCAACACCATTTCGGAAAAGCAGTTATCGAAATTTATGGTAGCACTGAAACTGGGGCTATCGCTCAACGTCAGCAAACTGTCAATAAAGCATGGCAGCTATTACCTAACACTAAATTACAGATTAATGATCACCAGCATATAGAAATATCCTCTCCTGCAGCAGGCTGTAGTGACGGTGATTGGCTATCCCTATCCGATATTGGAGAACAATTAGACGAGCAACGCTTTTACTTAAAGGGCAGAGACGATCAAATTGTTAAAGTTGGAGCAAAACGAATATCACTAAATAGCATCAATGACAGATTACTAGCACACCCATGGATCTGCGAAGCGCGCACCATATTACTAAACGACCGAAAATCTCGAATTGCGGCGGTGATATGCTTAAATTCAGAGGGGAATTACCACTTAACTGACAAAGGCCGAAAGAGTGTAAACGACGTATTACTCCAACACATAGACGGCCATGTGGAGTCAATTGCCAAACCACGATACTGGCGGTATTTATCTACAATGCCCATGAATAGCCAGGGTAAAATTCAAACCGAGGTGTTAGAGAATCTCTTTTTCAGCGAGCGGCAACCACGTTTACCGGAGCTCATTGCACACGATTCTGGCATTACTGACAGTTGCGCCAAGCTAACACTCTTTGTGCCTCACCAGCTCTTTTACTTTAACGGTCACTTTCCAGGTAATCCAATACTTCCCGGCGTTGTGCAAATCAGCTGGGTGATGCATTTTGCCAAACAACAATTTTCTGAGCTAGGTCAATTTCAACGTTTGGAAGTTATCAAGTTTCAAAAAATCATCCATCCTGGTGACACAATCTATCTTGAACTAAAGTGGGACACAGACAAACGCCGACTATTATTTAGTTATAGAAACAGCCTAGAACAATCACTCGCTAGTGGCCGAATTGGGTTTACTCACCATGATTAGTACTCCCCACAACGTATTTAAGCCCTGTGGGTTAATACCTGTTTACAATCATTCACTAGTACTGGCCGACACCTGTAAAAATTTACTAGATAAAGGACTGCCGATAATCCTGATTGATGATGGTAGTAATCAAGCATGTAAAGATGTAATGCAAAACATTATTGCCAACAACTCAACGATTAAACTCGTTACGCACCCCAACAACCGCGGCAAGGGTGCAGCAATTAAAAGTGGCATCATTGCAGCTAAACACCATCAATATAGTCACGTTATACAAATAGATGCCGACGGGCAGCACAACCTTGATGATGTTGAGCGCTTTCTCAATGTAGCGAAGGAAGCACCTCAAGCCTTAGTTTTAGGCTACCCGTCTTACGATGAGAGCGTACCAAGCCATCGTTATTACGCTCGATATCTAACCCATATTTGGATTTGGATAAACACATTATCAACAAGTATTATAGACACCATGTGTGGTTTTAGAGTGTATCCAGTAAGCGAAAGTACGGCGCTGCTAAGCACATCTACTATTGGAGATCGAATGGAATTTGACTCTGAATTTGTTGTTAAATGGTACTGGTCAGCCCTCCCTATCACTCAACATGAAACTAATGTTCGCTATCCGCAAGATGGCATTTCACATTTCCGACTAATAAAAGACAATATTCTAATTTCAAAAATGCATGCCAAATTGTTCTTAGGCATGTTATGGCGCCTACCCAGACTCCTAACTCGTAAATTCAGCGGTGCGAATTCATGAGGAACACGAAAAACTGGTTCTCAATCAAAGAGCACGGTTCAAAAAATGGGATTTCATTTTTACTAACATGCTATAAATTTGGTGGACGCTGGTTATTCATCATTATTTTATTTCCGGTTATGTTCTTTTATTTTGTATTGCGTCGTGATGCCCGTCATGCATCAATCCAATATTTGGAAAAAATGCATCGCGTAGACAATACATTCCCCAAACCTAAACTTCATCACAGTTTCTATCATTTTTGGAGTTTCGGGCTAAGCCTACTAGACAAATTTAGCGTATGGATGGGTAATATCCGACGAGAAGATGTCACCATTCATGGTGATAATTATATTTCAGACATGATTAATCAAGGCCAAGGGGGAGTGATATTCACCTCTCACCTAGGTAATTTCGAAATATGTCATGCCCTCTCGGAAGGGCACAACGGTATGAAACTTACCGTTCTTCACCATAGTCGACACACGGCAAAATTTAACGAAGTACTCAGTCGCTACAGCGGTGATTCACAAGTAGAACTGATGCAAGTAGGCGATTTAAATATCGGTACCGCAATTCGTCTAAGCGAAAAGATAACCCAAGGTGAATTTATAGCGGTAGCAAGTGATCGAACCCCTATCAACAATCCCAAAGCAGTGAAAATAATTGATTTTTTGGGTCAACCCGCCGCTTTCCCTACAGGGCCTTTTTCAATGGCATTGACTTTGCAATGCCCAATATTGGCTCTACATTGCATCAAACTAAAAGGGCGCTACCACATCTATTTTGAACCTTTGTTTGAAGGCGAAATAACTAATCGAAAACAACGCAGTTTAGCGCTTGACACGCTAATGAAAAAGCATGTTTATCGACTAGAGTATTTTTGCAAATTAGCACCTTGGCAATGGTTTAATTTTTACCCATTTTGGGCTCAAGACACTACTCAGATGGACAATCAATAATGAGCAATTTTAACAACATGGCTACAAAACACAGCATAGATGTGATTATTGATATCCCCTTCCATGACGTCGATTCTGCGCAAATTGCGTGGCACGGACACTATGCCAAATACTTTGAAGTCGCTCGATGTGCATTATTAGAAACAATAAATTATAACTATTTACAAATGAGCGAGTCTGGCTACTTTTGGCCCGTTGTAGATATGAGGATCCGCTATATTAACCCTGCACTTTTTAGTCAAAAAGTTCGAGTTAACGCCACAATTACAGAATGGGAAAATCGCCTGCGAATAGACTATAAAATATTTGATGCCGAATCGTCTCAGCGTCTAACAAAGGGCTACACTATTCAGGTAGCTGTCGACATGGAAAGTCGCGAGTTACAACTTGCCTCTCCCGCGGTATTACTTCGTAAGCTAGGTGTGGATGAGACAATATGAAATGTGCCATATTTCTCATGCTCAGCATTATTAGCTACAGTAGCTATGCCGCCAATGCATTAGATCAACTTGCCAACAGCGCAAAGAACACTAACAGTATCAGCGGTAAGTTTACTCAATCACGACACATCGCTGTCTTAAGCATTCCGATCAGATCATCAGGGGAGTTTCATTACCAGCGTCAAAACGGCCTAATATGGAAGGTAAATCAGCCAGTCGAGAGTACGTTAGAGGTATCTTACAACAACGGCTTACGCATGATTGATGACAAAGGCAACACTAATCCAATTTCAGGGACTGAATTGCTGACCCAGTTATTTCTCGGAATATTTTCTGGAAACCTTACCACCCTCTTGGACACCTTTAATATTGAAGAGCGGGAAATTGAAAAAAGTTGGCAGCTACATTTAACACCGAAAAGCGACGTATTACGGCAGCATATCAATTATATCGATATTACAGGTCAGCACAGTGTTAATTTTATCTCAGTACAAGAAACCAATGGCGATCGCAATGAAATATATCTAATAGATCAGAAAATAAAACGGTCTGCTGAATGAGCTCAGCTACAAGCCTAATGCCTAAGCAACGCGTATTCATCGCAACCTGGTTTGCAATTCTGCTATGTGCCGCCGTATTTTGTATACAATATATTAGCAAGGACCAAGTATTTGAAAGTAATATTCTAGGTCTATTACCCAGCTCAATCTCCGCTGACTTTAACCAACCAACAATTGCCGCAATAGGGGTTGAGCGTAAATTTATTATACTCGTTGCCAGTAACAACACCTCTCCGACGACAGCTTTAAATGCCAGCATTGAGTTACAAAGCAAACTAACAAAACTACAGAGCGTTGACATTGACAGTCACAATGGTAATGAATTGCAACGACTCAAGGATTTCTATAGGCCCTATGTTAATCAATTACTCACTGCAGATTGGCGTCATCGGCTAACAATCGAATCTCCCCAAAATATTGCCAAAAAACGCTACACCGAACTATTTAGCCCAGCACAGCCTTATCACCCTCATAATATTCAAATTGACCCATTTAATCTTGCTGGTGATTGGTTTAATAAATTACTACCCTCTCAAGAGCAATTCCGTGCATCAGAAATCCCGTCATTAAAAGACGGAAACCAGCTGTGGTATATCGTCTCTGGCAAGCTCAATACCAGCCCATTCTCGCCAAGCAAGCAACAAGCGATTACAGACACCCTTAAAGAATTTACATTACAAAACCCAGATATCAAAATTCTAAAATCTGGGGTGATATTTCATGCCGCTGAAGCAGCAAGCCTATCCAAAAAAGAAATATCTACCGTTGGCGCCGGCTCTATACTCGCAATCATAATATTAGTTATTGTCGTTTTTCGCTCATCAGCCGCATTATTCGCTATTATTACTACACTGGGTATTAGCGTACTTATCGGCCTTACATCATGTTTTTTAATTTTTGAGAAAGTTCACCTTATAACCATTGCCTTTGGCTCAACACTTCTTGGCTTAGCTGTAGACTACTGCTTCCACTTTCTTATTAAATACCGGCAACTGAATGACGCTAAATTGACAGGAAAACGAATTTTAAGGGGGCTAATATTTAGTGCGGCAACAAGTATTCTAGCTTATATTTTCCAACTAATATCCCCGCTGTCAGGTTTACAACAAATAGCTGTCTTTATGTGCTCAGGGCTTGCCGCAGCCGCTATAAATATAGTTGTATTAAGCTTCTATTTTCACGACTCAAGGTCTTTTTCTAGATCACTTAATATTTTCCCCAAGTATATAGCGCCATATTATCTCAAACTTGCTAAAGCTAAGCGTGTCACAAGCCTTGTACTACTCATTATTTTTATCATATTGATGACGGTTGTCATTAATAAGAATGGTAGTGATGACATTAGAAACCTAAATTCATCGAGCCAAGCGCTATTAAAATCTGAAGTGAAAGTACAAACACTCCTCAATTTCCCAGATAATCAACGATATTTAAAAATCACTGCAGAAAACAGCCAGGAATTATTAAATCTTAGTGCTACTGTAGGACATACACTAAACAACTTAGGGGTACCCACACCCAACGCCAATGTCATTGGCTTAGTGCTTCCCTCTATTTCGCAACAGCAATCAGATTTTTCTTTAATCCAAGAAAAAATCTATGGTCCTCACGGCGCCCTAAATGAATTATGTAAATTACTTGCCAATGACTGTAGTGCATGGCAGTTAAATAACATTACGTTCAATCCAAGTTTATTACTAAAAAATCTACCACAAGATGTAAAGACATTAGCACCAGCATTTTTAATGAGCCAAGAACGTGAAACCCGTATATTGCTTCCTCGCAATATACCCATTACTCAAGAGTTCAATGAGTTCGTTAGCTCCACAGCTAAAATAGCCTATATTGACAACGTCGAAAATTTATCACGAAGTCTACAACTTTTTCGCCATGAGACTAGCCTTGCGCTCGGTGTATTCTTAATAACATTTTCACTAATAATGTTAGCCATCTACCGTTCCAACGCTTTTGCACCACTCATCACACTTGGCATTTCGATTACAACTAGTATTGCATTAGGGGCTAGTACTGGTATTAGCTTATTTCATATTCTTGCGCTACTCCTTGTTATTGGTTTATCAGTAGATACCGCAGTATTTTATTTAGAGCTAGGGTTAAACTCTGAAACTTGGTTAGCCGCTAGCCTTTCTACAATAACGTCGACACTTGCCTTTGGCTTACTCGCACTGAGTGAAGTGCCCATTTTGCATCAATTTGGTAGCGTCGTATTTACAGGTCTTATTTGCACTTGGTTAATTTGCCCCTTGATATTTTACCTTTTCAACGTAAATATTGATCACAATACCAAGAACTCCCCCTCCCTATGTAACAAGGAAAAGTTGTCATGAAAGAACACTGTGATGTTGCAATTATAGGCGCTGGACCTGCAGGCAGTGTCGCTGCCGCGCTACTTTGTAAAGCTGGGCACCAGGTTGTAGTACTAGAACAAAGCCATTTCCCACGTTTTTCTATTGGTGAAAGCTTACTTCCACAGTGCATGGTTTTTTTAGAAGAAGCAGGAATGCTTGAGGCAGTAAATAATGCCGGCTTTCAATTTAAAAATGGTGCTGCATTTAGTCGTAACAATTTACCCGGCGCATTTGACTTTACTCAAAAATTTAGTGAAGGCCCTGGTACAACATTCCAAGTCCAGCGAGCAGATTTCGATCACCTACTAGCCAATCAAGCCATATCTAGCGGTGCTGATATTCGATTTGGCAAACGCATAGACGGATTCGGTTATGATGATGCCGACCTGCCGGTATTAAACTATAAAGATGAGGATGGGGAGGCCCATACTCTACACAGTAACTTTGTACTAGATGCCTCAGGTTTTGGACGTGTGTTACCACGCTTATTAGACTTAGAAATGCCATCAGACTTTCCTGTTCGTCGATCCTTGTTTACGCATATCGAAGACAATATTAGCGACGAAAATTATGACCGTAATAAAATATTGATTGTTGTACACCCAGAACATAAAGATGTGTGGTACTGGTTGATTCCCTTTAGTAATGGTCGCTGCTCACTTGGTGTTGTCGCCGCACAGGAATATTTTGATCTAGACAATAATACCGCTGAAGCATTATTAAAAAATGCAGTACACGAAAGCCCAGAACTACGCCATTTACTCAGTAATGCACAATTTGACACCCCCATCTCCGTCTTGGGAGGCTATGCGTGCAAAGTAAAATCACTTTGGGGAAAACGCTTTGCGTTACTAGGAAATGCGGCCGAATTCTTGGATCCCGTATTTTCATCCGGCGTTACTATCGCCATGAAATCGGCTAGCCTCGCCGCGCCTCTGGTAAATCGTCAATTATCAGGCCAAGAGGTTGACTGGCAAAAAGAATATGCTCACCCCCTACAGTCTGGGATCGATACTTTTCGCGCCTATGTAAACGCGTGGTACGACGGATCATTTCAGGATGTCATTTTTTCATACCGACGCCAGCCGGAAGTACGCGGTATGATTTGTTCTATTTTAGCAGGGTATGCTTGGGATCAAAGCAATCCCTTTGTTAGCCAACCAAAGCGGCTTCAAACTGTGGTATCCCTATGTCAAGGCTAGTTATCCTATTATGCTTGGCGTTGCTACAAGCCTGCGCAAGTCAGGATCAAAGGGCGTTATACCATCTGGATACGCCTTCGTTTACCACACTTAATTGTTGTTGGCAGTCACTAGAAACTATCCGTATTTCTGGCAGCGAGCAATCAATTGAGCTTCTCAGTGCTTTAGAGCTGCTAAACGACCACCTCACTGTTGTTATTTTAGATCCTTTAGGTCATAACCTAGCAACATTTAGGCAGGACCAAGCTGGCTTACACACCTTAAATGCACCTCCTGACTGGGATACACGTCTGAGCAAACACATACTACTCGCCATT contains:
- a CDS encoding peptide chain release factor 3, coding for MSNSPFQQEIAKRRTFAIISHPDAGKTTITEKLILLGQLIQVAGTVKGKKNDRAATSDWMSLEKERGISVTSSVMQFPYKDRVVNLLDTPGHEDFSEDTYRTLTAVDSALMIIDGAKGVEDRTIKLMNVCRLRDTPILSFVNKMDRDIRDPIELLDEVESVLGIAAAPINWPIGMGRDFKGVYNLYTDVIHVFQAGKGSVVAEDIQIKGLESDEAKALLDDEYNNYLEEIELVRGASHEFDLSAYLSGQLTPVYFGTALSNFGVREMLDGFVDWAPAPLNRATDQREVDAKEDAFAGFIFKIQANMDPKHRDRIAFMRVCSGTYRKGMKMRHVRIGKDIKIADAVSFLAGDRELLEEAVSGDIIGLHNHGTIQIGDTFTDGEELKFTGIPHFAPELFRRIRLRDPLKSKQLQKGLQQLSEEGSTQVFMPQRNTDLIVGAVGTLQFDVVAYRLKDEYKVEALYEPINVYTARWVDCDDPKKFEEFKRKCADNLAIDGGGHLTYLAPTRVNLSLTEERHPEVRFRATREH
- a CDS encoding excinuclease ATPase subunit, which codes for MKRIILLALIMCASVVNVAYAADKKHVLSIAEAMQTEDFKASLNAGVKFYFGGQSFPTPVSQMGERVTNKKTNAFNKSDRQACEWVLLSALIALQDSAVAAGGNAVVNIESYYKRNVFSSEVEYECHTGTFIAGVALKGDVVRLP
- a CDS encoding beta-ketoacyl synthase chain length factor gives rise to the protein MSISFAISEWSGWTNVPIQGLEDSTQLTLSDSPDVHLIPPMLRRRLNLLGRACASIIMRHCSQGEDTPLVYSSRHGDIERTLSVLQELTVGQAVSPMSFSLAVHNAICGVVSIHQKLTGNISTIAANEGLIPVLLEACGLLSEGHDKVLCILCDTSLPEIYRDSDEIVEQPYACCFVVTKGSTLSLTTISRTSKRMPDNLDTSSNYPALRFGNFLSSLTDRSMNLSHNNNQWMISKH
- a CDS encoding lysophospholipid acyltransferase family protein, which gives rise to MIPAIATPVLYLIARDKRQNAARKLVHFSFKSFVYIMRGLGVLRWDIKGEEKLKRQNGLVLANHPTLIDVVFLVALIPNANCVVKERLLRNPAMRGFISLTGYIPNNDSTGLLDSESDFGGLLVVFPEGTRSTAGQPLKMQRGAANIAIRKKTNITPVIIQCNPATLSKQHKWYHIPERTFTVSITVKDDINISEYLDTPATLAARHLTKHLEQYFSQEAKV
- a CDS encoding phosphopantetheine-binding protein, producing MSTPQLIQELKALLIEALDLEDISVDDISDTEPLFNEGLGLDSIDALEIGVALQKKYGIKLNPDADDVKTYFSSVSQLAKLVENNRTVEG
- a CDS encoding acyl carrier protein, producing MHSRADIYQHIVDVMSNLFEIPPEKLTEDAELYDELDIDSIDAVDLIVELKNFTGKKIAPDDFKSVRTIGDIVNAVEELLKND
- a CDS encoding AMP-binding protein; its protein translation is MSVLKALRSLCETSAPIYSNNKIIAYRGVDPVLWLEIDKRIEHWKEHLNTIPESAIAVHQNSGTELLAVLVAIWQLKKVAVFPSSTRQNHLHTIICPKAIPSLDDTENFVLAAKQNYPLNPDLALIIYTSGSTGQAQPCPKTFSQLNAEIETLESCWKETPLSSLFASSVSRHHMYGLPFGLLWPFLRGNPFIDTRLPYLESLDNLPGDSFTLISSPVQLANLPVNLDTSTPSRCAAVFSAGAPLPSAAAERSQHHFGKAVIEIYGSTETGAIAQRQQTVNKAWQLLPNTKLQINDHQHIEISSPAAGCSDGDWLSLSDIGEQLDEQRFYLKGRDDQIVKVGAKRISLNSINDRLLAHPWICEARTILLNDRKSRIAAVICLNSEGNYHLTDKGRKSVNDVLLQHIDGHVESIAKPRYWRYLSTMPMNSQGKIQTEVLENLFFSERQPRLPELIAHDSGITDSCAKLTLFVPHQLFYFNGHFPGNPILPGVVQISWVMHFAKQQFSELGQFQRLEVIKFQKIIHPGDTIYLELKWDTDKRRLLFSYRNSLEQSLASGRIGFTHHD